In Lycium ferocissimum isolate CSIRO_LF1 chromosome 11, AGI_CSIRO_Lferr_CH_V1, whole genome shotgun sequence, a single genomic region encodes these proteins:
- the LOC132036763 gene encoding putative callose synthase 8, giving the protein MYIQSRFLFYSLKLMHSCSSAFPKWKKLFLQNPFKKVLLLLLEIIRRAMKVPLLDQSLMGDHVPQPFDSEKLPLTLASSGIQRFLRVANLIESEEPRVAYLCRFHAFEVAHNLDRNSNGQGVRQFKTSLLQRLEQDEEVTFRKRKERTDLRELRRAYLEYKGFIIKHGGESNLENRKRLTKARAIASVLFEVLDPVSRPAGVQALAGSESSGVKSELFVSYNILPLDQGGIHHAIMQLPEGDLD; this is encoded by the exons ATGTATATACAGTCAAGATTCCTATTTTATAGTCTCAAGCTCATGCATTCTTGCTCCTCTGCATTcccaaaatggaagaaattgtTCTTGCAGAACCCATTCAAGAAAGTACTTCTGCTGCTGCTAGAGATTATACGAAGAGCAATGAAAGTTCCTTTACTAGATCAATCACTTATGGGTGACCATGTGCCTCAGCCCTTTGACAGTGAGAAGTTGCCTTTGACTTTGGCTTCTTCGGGGATTCAAAGATTTCTTCGAGTAGCTAATCTTATTGAGTCAGAGGAACCTCGCGTGGCTTATCTTT GTCGTTTTCATGCTTTCGAAGTAGCGCATAACTTGGACAGGAATTCGAATGGCCAAGGAGTACGACAGTTTAAAACTTCGCTTCTTCAACGGCTTGAACAG GATGAAGAAGTTACTTTCAggaaaaggaaggaaaggacCGACTTACGTGAACTTAGACGTGCTTATCTCGAGTATAAAGGCTTCATCATCAAACATGGTGGAGAGAGTAATCTAGAAAATAG AAAAAGGCTGACTAAAGCACGTGCCATTGCTTCCgtattatttgaagtattggaTCCAGTGTCCAGACCAGCAGGTGTTCAG GCTCTAGCAGGGAGTGAGAGTAGCGGTGTCAAATCTGAACTCTTTGTGTCATATAACATTCTTCCTCTTGATCAAGGAGGAATTCATCATGCAATCATGCAACTCCCAGAG GGAGATTTGGATTAA